The genomic interval GTCGTGAGATTGGAGGACTTCTTGTAATTGTTCAATCTGCACTGTCAGTTCCTTCACTTCATCTTTCAGTTCCACATTCATTTTCTCCGTTATTTCATAATCCTAATTAAACAAGTCATTTACCTAATGTGACAGATCCTCACAATCCATTAGCTCTCACCTCCTTGAGATTTCTAGAAAATTCTCGTCGCTTATTTCTACACTTGGCTGCAGCAACTTTGTTTTTCTCTCGTCTGATACGTTTTCGTGCATCCTCCTGTGGCGTCATCTAAACAGAATAATAAAGACGAGATGAATCCTAGAATTTTTGTGTAGTCAAGATGAGTCAGCACACTCACCTGGTTCATCCTCAATCTCTTCGACTCTGCTCTCATCAACTGCATCGTTTCCAAATGAGGCATCAGACCGTTTCGAATCAACTCCTGATGCTCCAGTCCAACAGAAAGATTGTGTAAACTTTGCTCGTTTGGCTGCTGACCGTAGTCAGTGCTTGCTCCCTGCCACCCTAAACGATCTTGAAGAGCCAGCATATCACAGTTCACTTCATTGGCCGCCGGTTGAGACGTCCCCATAGAGACAAGAGgactctacacacacaaatgagaTGGTCAAACATCTGATAGCGCGtagcaacaaacaatacaaccAACCTGATAGGATGGGTAGCCTGTAGTCACGGGGTTAGTCGCCAATCGGTTTCCATTGTTACTCTCGAACATCAGCGGTTGCtggctgacgtacgtataggTATTCAGCGGCTGCTGCAGTGCACACGACGACTGTTGAACGGCTCTTGCGTAGTCGTGCAAGCAGCTGAAGTACATTCCGTTTGGAGGCCCAGAGTAGTCCATCAGACGTGAAGTCGGTATCGCAGATACACGAGTGTAGAGTGATCGGTAAGAGGTCGCTCTTCATGGTCTGACGGTTCTGTCCGTGTAGTTTTGTACATTCACTGGCAGAGGTGACACCGTATATTACGTGCGTCATCATACGTCACTAACGACCTTCCCGTTCTGGTTACAATTACATCCCCGCCCCCCAGATGTTGGATATTGCAGCGGATCGACACATTGAATGTTGGATACGTACTGTTCTTGATTGTAATAATTACTTTAAtgatttcttttctttttgcAATGTATCGAGCTCGAATGTTCGCTACTCCATCGCCAAATTGCGTGGAAACGAAGTCACGTGCGTAGGTGTGACAACGACTGCGCAGCGGGTTTGTTCCAGTTGCAATGGTCAGAGTCACAACGGTCAGAGGTTGCACTGTACGTAGGTCTGGTCTACCGCCATCGACCAGTGTTGATTCGCTTGAGGTCGCCCAATCTACAGTGTAGCCATGCAACTTGCGTGACAACTAGACTCGAAGCAGTTGGACTCGGGGGACTGCAAATGTCGGACGCTCAAAATTCGGTAGGTGTCCTGCTAGTGTTGCTGTTTTCCGATTTTCCTACAATGTACGTCACACGCCGGTGAACCATGCGGTCTGGTCCGGTCGGGAAAGATCTAGAGACTGCGAACTTTGGCCATTGGCTATTGATTTACAACGCATCCTGagtgcacatgtacactaccCTACCGGTCTGAGCCTTGCGAGCCTTGACCTCTAGGTCGTAATGATGACCTCTGCTATCTTCGCGCAGTTTGTATGTACAAATTGTTAGCGTAGCTGGGAGTCAGTAGTTTTGTCAAAACAGAATTGGCAATGACAAGCCCTTGACTCTACCGGGTGGTTTGCTAGACATGGGTGGTCCGCTTGATGTTGCTAATCAACTGGGTAGACAAATTCTGCTTAACATAGGCTCCTCCCATAAGAGGATGaataaatttacaataataCTTATTACAAATTATGTTGCTGTATAATATAAGTTTGATTGATACAAGATTAGTTAATCAAACTAGacggatatatatatatatatatatatatatatatatatataaactaaaAAAGGAAATAAATTTAATCGAGATAAGAAGGTTTTGGTCTAACTGGTGACTTGACTGGTATTGTACCTTGATTATAATCCAGAGAATACATGGCGTTTCATTATCTCCAAATGTAAGGATGTTCAAGACTACAGTTGCATTGCTCAAGGACTGTTGAAGCACACTTCTCAAAGTGCTGGGCATAGTGAATCGCATCAGACAGTGTATGATGCTCCTGTTCATTGATAGACATTTGATATAATTCCTTCAATTGGCAACGGCACACATCAAACATTATCTGACTTTGAAAACCTGATATGTAAATACACATAGCCTCAATCAGCTTCCATGTGAAAGCAATATTGGGATGATGTCTTGTGTCGCTGTAGACATGGAGGTAAACTTTGAGTGCATCTGTTGCATGAGCTAAAGCAGTGCTCATCGCAATCCTTTGTAGTGGGCCAATGTGAGAAGAACACGTTGCCGCAGCAAAGCAAACCATTGCCATGCAGCGCTTATTCAGGGCAAAGAAACGATGTTCTTTACCGTGGTCACCAACCAACATCTCTTCTGCTTTGCAGGATAAGTCCTGAGCATCTTTAAGATAACTTTCATCATGGCTTTTGTGCCACAAATGAACAAGAACCCTTGAATGAATACTGAAGTAAAGTGGCCTTCTGTAGTTGCATTGATCGTTGGTACTGACTTTGACTGCCTGTAGAAGGAGCTTATGAGCTCTTTCGTGATCACCAAGAAAATCAAATGCACATCCAAGATTTGCAAAATACTGGGCCTGATGGTATGAACTGTCTAACAGCACGGCCTCTTCAACATTTGTATCATCTAGTACAGACACAATCTTGCTGTACTTACACAAACTCAGGTAAGTTTCACATTGAGCTACAAGTATTCTTGCTTTGTACTTGCTTAGTGTACCCATTTCAGAAGAGCCATcgatctctgtctgtttgtgctctGCTTGCTTAAAACAATCAAGGGAAGTCAGCAAATAGGTACCACCTCTTCGCCTTTTCATTTTGCCTTTAGCCACTAATGCATCTACTAACCATTGCTTGATTTCACTGTGGTTTGCATCACATTCAGTGTTTTTTAGACAGTCTTTGTACCAACAACATCCCTTGTCGATGTAGTTGAATGCATCTTTTAGTGTTCCAACTTTCCCCATTCTCTTGCCAAGAGCAACGTAAAGTTGGCCTGTCTTGACAGGAGTTAGACATCGTGTGCTTGGTTTTGCTGCCAGATATCGTTGTGTTAGCAACACAACTTCTCGATGGAGAGAACAAACCGAATGGCTTCTAAGTTCCAGAACATGaaacaaaatgttacaaaaaGTGAGAGACGCTAGATGTCGATCTTCACCACGTGTATCCAGTGAGTTTGATCGAATCAGTTCAAGAGCCGAGGCACTCAATTTAATTGGTGTATGTTCTCTATTTTCTCTGATCATTTCATAGCTTTGAAGGTCATTAATGAGGTCAAAAACAGCACTGCTCTCGTTTTCAAGCAAATGGCTTGCAATACAGAGACCCTTACAAATTATTCGACTAGCCACATGGAGCAAGTTCCTGCTCAAACCATCATCACTGAGTGCCAACAGTAATGCAACCCGAAGTACATCTCTTGGCACTTTGCATGTTGAAATATCTTCAGTGGGTTTAGTCACTGTATCTTGATCATCAAAAGTGCAATCTGCAACGTGCTCATCGTCAGAAACATCAGCTGACCTGGATACACAAGTCATTCTTCCTGATAGTCCttgtactgcatgaaagtTACCTCCATTGTTTATCATGCTGTGAGTTGTGATGTATTCATTGACTATGTTGACTACGACGCGGCTGGGTGTAGCCTCAGACATGCCTGTATTTGTAGAACTTGTTGAGGCAAGTGACTCGGCTTCACTGGTACAGCTGCAATCATCGTTTGGTGTAGAGTGGTTCTGAATGACGTCATCACGGCTATGTTCTACTTGATTTGAATCTGTGATATCAACAGTTGCATCGGAATTGACAACAGGAATGCTCTCAGACACTTGCTGGTTGACTGGTCTTGTCAGACTCTCGTCATACGAAATACACCAGATACGGTTGGATTTAATACTCAACATCAAACCAACTAGTAACCAACTGCTTAACATGATAAGCATGTCATCAATGTAAAGAAAGAATTCAAACAGACACGAAAGCAGTAGGAGGATCAAGGATCCCATGATAACCAATCGGATATTGCAATCAATTCActagaaacaaacaacaatagccaaattatacatacatactcgGTAATACTTTACAGTAATACATTGCAAACTAGCAATAACCTAGCATTGTAAAACACTCAATTTACTAAATATCGAAATAAACGGGTATCAACCAGGCCCCCTATGCTATCTAGTAATATTGTTACCAGTACACTAGTTGCAAACTCTAAATAGTTAGTGAAACCACAGAATCTGAAACAATTATTCTATAAACTACAGCAGCTACAGCAAATGACTGTCTTGATAGTAACGTTGTTCTTGACAACAGATTACAGCACAAGCACACTACCAGTTCAACTATTGTATGATTGAGCTTTTAAACTACAGAACATATTaacagattaattaacaataactgttgctgTGATACTGCAAGGGTATTTTAATGGCGTCATGCAAATCCACAACACCTACACATCAGCAACCATGAGGTCATGCAGTGCTCCAGAATTGAGCAAATAATAACTAAGATCCTAAAAAGTCCTTTTGATGGCTTAATGTAGTAAAACCACTAGCTCCCGCTATTGTTACTATCATGTGCAAGGATGGTCTTCCCTACTCAAGCAAGCAACACAAAAAATTTGATGACCAAATGACGGATACACTCAGTCATGCTCCTAAAACGCCCTATGCAGCACAGCAAGAAACACAGAAAACTCACCTAACAACAACGCCCTGTTGGCTCGCTCCCAAATGCCGCGAAGAGACTGTACAAATAAGGCAACCTGATTATTATCACATAATTATGGCAATCTATTTATTATCAATGGGGAATTCCCATCATCATGCCTACTACCATAATTTCTGCAATGAACATAGCTGCAATCATACTACACGTTGAGGGACAAGTGACTTGCAATTCAATTCATTGGGAGAAAGAAGTCTTCTTCTTGGTCATTTGGCACTCTATGCTAGCAATTTTTGGAGGAACCTCCCACCTGCAACATGACCACTCTCTTGGGAGCAATCACTCTTAGCAGCAATTATTCTCTTGGCAGGGACCACTCTCTTGGTAGGGACCACTCCCGTGGCAAAAGCATGTTGCCTCCGTTAAAAAATGGGCGTAGTAGTTGAAAAGTTTCAATTGAGTGTGTTCTGTAAATTTTTTGGAAGCAATTCACAACTTTCAAGTCTTGAAGTGACAAATCAGTCTTACTGGGAAGTCCTTATCTGCTCACTCAGCTGTTGCATATTAGACCTCACTCATCTAATTTCATTAGCCCACGCGCCTGAAACCAGACACCCCAGTCGGTGTCCTCCAATTCCATTTTTCACACATATTAAAACTATGACTTTACATCTCCACATTTCTATTTTACATCTCCACATTTCTATCTTACATGGTTCTACTTATTATCAAGAACAACTCAAAGTGGTATGTCTACATAGTTTCTTAGAATAGCAGATCTAGCCTAGATAGCATGCTAGAATCTCAATAAAATGTATGTTCCCACCAAAGACTGAGTAAAGCCAAATCCGTCAACACATATCAAAATTTATCGTTTTAGTCGATGATGTGTTATGATTACTAGCTTAGAAGACTCTTACTGATGTCTGATAGACACACTCACATATGTGTTACTCACCTACATCTCAAGCAATGTGCTACAATACAGTAGATTGGAAAGTCATCCAAGCTGTATCACTCTCAAGCTGCAATGCTGTCCACTGCCATACATTCTCCTGGTACCAATGCGTCACCACTTTGCACAGGATTGTTATCATCTCAACATCAAAGTCAAACGTCAGAGCAGGAAATGATCAGGCAAGTAAAACTCTGTACACAGCAATGCACAGCCAGACAGTCATACTTCTTCACTTGTCAACTCTAAATATGGTCAAAGCAAGACTGTTGGTAATTAACTGTTAACAGCTAGAAGACTACTGTAAACAGAAGCAGAGAGAGAGGCATAGTCAGTAAGTGCCATAGTGCAACATGCCATGAGTCGAATTCATGACAACAAACCTTTCTTCCTGTACAATCTAAGATACTTCACAACACTTTCAAACTCAAAACAGCTTTTGTAGCCTATCATATTCAGTACACTCCAAGAGCTCATCACTATCTGCAACCCAACAGTTGCAGTCATATGACTGAACGCAAGCATTCATTCCTTATTCACTGTGTATTAAGCAGCTTAATGTCACTCTAACTCATGCACCTTGATGCCTTCAAGAGATCAAGTAAATAAAAGTTTGTGCCTATACTGCAGTAAGGTTAGTGTACTGAATATTATCAAATGCGTTTTGCATATTATACATAATAACACGCTGCTGTTTACCTTAGGCCTAGATGTCACAGTATACATAATCCTAATATGTACAAGTATAACCATTATAAACAAAAAAGATGTAGAGTTACTACACGAAAaagaacagaaacaagaccatgtagggtTTGCTGTGACACCTTGACTAAATTCACTCATGCAGATcaagcaatacatcatccctacattgcgcCATTACCTAAACACTGCGTTTTAGACCTTAGAAAATGGTgtaatgtagggatgatgtattgctccgtctgtatgagtgaattcattaaagatgtcacagcacaccctacatggtCTTGCCTCTATTATTTTTCGTATGGCAAACCTACTTCTTTCTCAtcttttcaaaatgttttatacTCGTTCGCATTCTTTTTTTGAATTAACTTCTCTAGCTAGCTaagaaagtaaagaaatatattgaaaGCACGGGACGGTTGACCTCAAATCAATATACTTATAGTTATACCAGGAGCTACCATattagcaacacacacacatgcgcagtAGATGCATTCTTTCGTTGCGATGCAACAAACGCCGCCATTTTGCTAGTAACGGTGTACCCGAGATGTGCAGTGTGTACCAGCATTGGCGAGGTGGACATTGACGGTAGAAATCGGCACGATTCGGTGAAAATGCAATCGGAGAAACGCTAGCACCCCTAGCTAGAAATCTTCGATCGTTGGAAGCGTTGCGGAAGGCcacgacacgtacagtctacacgggaccggtgtgggcgtgtgttcaaataaactggaaggtgtagcgtttgcgttaTCGAGAAATTTACACGGGGGTCGGTCCCTCGAAAGGGGCCCTCgcactgcaatgacaaatttgagtagcCGTGGACCTGCTCCGTTGCAAACGCAGAGGTTTGATATAGaaatcagctttgtagcataaacggtTGATACCAAAACTCAACACACAGTGTTGGTGTCCGGTTCAGGACGTTGACCTTTCCTCATATACATAATTAGTCTGGACGTCGACCTTTCTCGCAATCTGGACGTTGACAAAGGTCAACTATTGACTGACGTCAACGTAATGGAACTACAAAAAAATTTGCAAGAGACATGCCGGTCACCGGACGATGGCCAATGTGTCTAGGAACCAACGTACTCACAAGAACGAGCGAGCAACTTCTGCTAGCAATTCAGTCTGCCTAATGCATCTAGATCTACGACCCATACGAGCGCAGTTGTTGTAAATCTATAGTTTCACATACATGTGCTCTAGGCAGGGTCtagtaaacagacaagaagTAGACCTGAAGTAGCTAGACTTACTGTACAAGTGACCAGAAAACCTCCTTGTTGCTGATCACGAGAAATAAGAAAGAGCGATAGCTGTAAGATcggtacagtacaacaacgATCGTCAACGACAGTCTAGCCTGCACAGAACAGCAAACATCGACTAGAAGAGGCTCTAGTGGCGAGAGAAGAACGAAGTTTCTCCACTAGTCATACATGTAGCACCGACGACTGTGTCCCAATCTTTAGTCGAAACGGCCGTTTACACTCCAACGTGTCGAAATGTTGCAAATAGTCACAAGTACGCCAACCACATGCCTAAAAGTACTCAGAAATGAATTCGACACGTGACAATATAGTCAAGCATCCGGGACTTTGACCACATGTCGGCTACAAATGCGTTTCTTTCGGTCTGACACCgtacactgacacacacacactctgtttctcttattttaatttttatattaatatgcAGACTTGGTTGTGTAAGGTGTTTGGCTACGACTTGCGCTCGTCTCTCTGACTGCTCCATCAGCTACCGTCACGGGACGTCGAATGTGCCGCTTCTCGGAGAAACGATTGGTCAACGACTGGATGACGTGGCGAGAAAGCATCCGAGTAGAGAAGCATTAGTCGTTAGACATCAACACATCAGACGTTCGTATGCCGAGTTCAACGAAGAGGTTTGACAAATTGTCTTGTGGTGTCGTTGTATGCAAGTTggcagagacaaacagacaggcagaggtGCATACAGATGTTTAGTTTAATAACGcggtgtatttgtttgtctgtttgtgcgttCGTTTATTACTTcatgtttgattgtctgtctgtctgtctgtctgtctgtctgtctgtctgtctgtctgtctgtctgtctgtctgtctgtcaatggtattatattttcataaatcagaactattacaggctaagtcaaattaagcaaagcacgatacactacattacaatgacaactaaaaaacaaaaaactgaacactgtctgtctgtctcccggataacattgatggacatcacaacgtgcatggccaccatagaggacgcctagcgctgacgcgaggtaaagatgcgtgcaatccatgatgacaatgttgatacagaggagtagacaatatgggtagaggaagacatcacgacgtgcatggccactgtagaagacgcctagcgctgacgcgaggtaaagatgcaTACAATCCACGATGACGACGCTCAAACAAAGGAAACGTTGGCGCAAAGACATGAAAAGGGAAGCaccaaacaatgacttgtagACAGCAGACTGTGCAGATGAAAAGGTGAGCAAACAAACGATCAAACACGAAAGGGGGCCCAATGGCCAACAGAGTCATAAACGTCGTTAGCGGCCGAAGCCGCGAACGATGACTTGGACGACGACTtgaaaactcttctccttGATCCTTGAGATGAACAGACTAGAAATGTGTGGTCCACCACTCTTTATccgggatctgtctgtctgtctgtctgtctgtccatctgtttgtctgtctgtctatctgtctgtctgttgtccatctgtttgtctgtctgtctgtccatctgtctgtctgtttgtccatctgtttgtctgtttgtctgtccatctgtctgtctgttgtccatctgtttgtctgtctgtctatctgtctgtctgtttgtccatctgtttgtctgtctgtttgtccatctgtttgactgactgtctgtctgtctgtctgtctgtcaaatctttatatttcatacatatgaactattacaagctatagatacgaaagtccattatatatcaattagacccacatgGGTCTCTAAAACTTATCAACTtatgttgcatgcaattggacactaaATATGTTGctaatgtcattttctttgctttgtgagcggttcatcttctggatgagaaccTTTACGTTGCACCTGTGGAGAGCTACAGCGAATCttcttctctgtctgtctgtctgtctgtctgtctgtctgtctgtctgtctgtctgtctcaaaacatatattttccatttaaatcaaacgtttacatcatgagcaacctaacacaacaggACCGTTACGAtcttgaagcatacaaaattacactatctgtctgtctgtctgtctgcacgtcTGTCTGCacgtctgtctgcatgtttgtctacatgtctgtctgtctgtctgtttgtctgtgtctctgtctgtctccctctctgtctgtctgtttaaatttctctgtctgtctgtctgtctgtctgtctgcttaaatacatacattttttctatttaaatcaaacatgtacatcatgagcaacttAAAAGAGAAACGTCCACAACAACACTAATACAACAGGACCACTACAATCCTGAAGCATTTAAAATCACACTGAGTATACGCTACACTTCGACAATCTAATCTCGCTATGCTAATAAGTTTGTCCGAGATGACTTTTGCATTACGATGTTGTAGTGTCACTGAAAAGATTGAtcgccacttggtcttgaagtcgATCTCATTTCGTTTTCCTTCATCAtcccttgcactctttgccagcttgttcaaataCGTTACTGCTTCTTCGCCCCAACGGCCAATATGTTCGAAAACGAGAGGagtcattgtctgtctgtttctctatctgtctgatctctgtctgtctgtctctctgtctgtctctctgtctgtctttttatctgtctgtttttgtatgCGTGCTTGTTGGTTTTCAGTCAGTCTGTTGCTTGTGGATGCATGGTTTTCATCTTTACACCAGGCCAgatcaattaattttttatgctCGGATGCTCCAtccagttttgagcttgaccaaaacaaaactaaaatttgGTATGCGCGTGTGCAATAATCTGATTGCTGTAAATGAAAATATGTCTTATGGCTATGTATCATTGACTCCGCAAGTGTTACCAGCGACTGCTGCCACACTCGGCATCAGCGTCTTTTGTTTTAGTCtccattttgttatctcacatttgtatgcagtgcaataaaactgcacatgctcaaaaaGTCACATAATCAttactttttctttttcttttgatCAGTCCGTCCAGTgttcatgtccaaatatctGAGCATCAAGAAAATTAGTTACTTTGGCCTTTTAGCATGATATAatattgtttatatcaacatTAGGTCAATCAACTTGCTGCAAGTTTTCTAGCCTTGGGACTAAAGAAAGGTGAAAGAGTCGGAATCTGGGGACCCAATTCACACGAATGGGTATTGACTCAATTTGCAACAGCAAAAGCAGGTCTAATATTGGTAAAACTGATTAGCCAGATCTTTCCGATTGCAAGCatttttgcatgtttgtgtatatgCTAGGTGAACATTAATCCTGCATACAGACCATTGGAAGCGAAATATGCACTTGAGAAGGTTTGTCTCTGGATTtcaagctgtgtgtgtgtgtgtgtgtgtgtgtgtgtgtgtgtgtgcctgtgtgtgtgtgtgtgtgtgtgtgtgtgtgtatgtgtgcctgtgtgtgtgtgtgtgtgtgtgtgtgtgtgtgtgtgtgtgtgtgtgtgtgtgtggtgtgtgtgtgtgtgtttgtttgtgtgtgtgtgtgtgtgtgtgtgtgtgtgtgtgtgtgtgtgtgtgtgtgtgtgtgtctgtttgtggacaatgatgataatgtgtgtgtgtgcctgtttgtgcctgtgtgcgtgtctgtgagcgtgtctgtgtgtgtgtgtgtgtgtgtgtgtgtgtgtgtgtgtgtgtgtgtctgtctgtctgtctgtctgtctgtctgtctgtctgtctgtctgtctatccaaaTCCACTAATGTTTCAAGTATTTTACtttgaaggactggttcatcatagaagtttaggatgtgtacaagtagaggatttgtaacaataaaataatctgtctgtctgtctgtctgtctgtgcgcgcacacacattATTTTAGCAAATGGTTTTAACTTTGTTTTAAACAGGTAGGTTGCAAGGCTCTTGTGTCTGCTCCCAAGTTTCGTTCTCAACATTACTATGAAATCTTATGCAGCATCATCCCAAACTTACGGCTCAGCAGTCCCGGTCACTTACAGACGGACAAGTAAACTTTTCACAGCTAATCAAGAGAATTTGTTTGAGTTTTGATATTTTAAGGCTTCCTGAGTTAAAAACTGTCATCATGACTGGACAGGATAGATTTGAGTTTGACatcttgttgtgttttgtgttgaaCTCCGATGATGTGGAATGTTTTTGCTTGTACAGTGGCACGTTGCAGTTTGAAGAAGTGATCAAAATGGGATCAAGTCATGAGCATAATCAACTTATGGAATTAACGACTCAGTTGAAGTTTGACGATCCTATCAACATACAATTCACTTCTGTAATTACAAGATATCTTAGCAAATGAATTGTGCTTGGCATGCttgcatgcagacatgcaggtgtttgtgtgtgtgtgtgtgtgtgtgtgtgtgtgtgtgtgtgtgtgtgtgtgtttgtgcatgtgtgtgtgtgtgtgtgtgtgtgtgtgtgtgtgtgtgtgtgagtgtttgtgcatctgtgtgtgtgcacgtgtctgtctgtgtgcacgtgttgTTGTGTCTCATTCAAATGCAAATAGAATCAGCTGCAGGCATGTAGTGTTCTAATTCATTGTAGGGAACTACTGGAAATCCTAAAGGAGCTACGTTGTCACATCATAATATTTTGAACAATGCTTACTTTGTAGGTCTCGCACTTGGTTACAATGATCAGGTATGTACACAACTTGTGTTGTCGGTCAATTCATTGAATAAGTACGGCAATGAATAATTTAGGATTTGTGTAGGAGACAAGAGTGTGCATTCCAGTTCCGTTATATCATTGCTTTGGAATGGTATTAGGAATGTGAGTTTGCACATAAATTTAGGgaattagtagtagtagtagtagtagtgtgtgtgtgtgtgtgtgtgtgtgtgtgtgtgtgtgtgtgtgtgtgtgtgtgtgtttgtatgtgtttgtgcattaTCGGTTTtaagtacatgtactgcttATTATATCTATTAGTTTATATCTGTGCTCTTTCATCCATGTGTATAGGTTGAACTGCATTGTTCATGGAGCTTGCGCAGTACTACCATCTGGTAGCTTTGAAGCTGATGCAGTATTAAAAACTGTTGAGGAAGAAAGGTAAAGTAattttaatgtgtgtgtgtgtgtgtgtgtgtgtgtgtgtgtgtgtgtgtgtgtgtgtgtgtgtgtgtgtgtgtgtgtgtgtgtgtgtgtgtgtgtgtgtgaacaacaTTACAACAGATCCTTCTCTTTTAGAATTCACTCTTTGTATGGCACACCAACTATGTTTATTGACATGCTTAATCACCCAGATTTTAGCCAATATGATTTATCTTCACTCTACACAGGTCAGTATCAGCCATCGACAGGACATCCAACGACAAATATAACATACATGTAACGTTATACAATTTATTATAATGATTATTGTTAGGTATCATGGCTGGCTCACCATGCCCTATTGAAGTGATGAAGAGAGTCATATCTAATATGAATATGGAGAAAGTGACGGTATGAATGCAACAAATACGTATGAGTCACAGTTTGCTAACATTCTTGATGTCAGACAGAGtt from Corticium candelabrum chromosome 14, ooCorCand1.1, whole genome shotgun sequence carries:
- the LOC134189555 gene encoding medium-chain acyl-CoA ligase ACSF2, mitochondrial-like isoform X3 is translated as MPSSTKSFLALGLKKGERVGIWGPNSHEWVLTQFATAKAGLILVNINPAYRPLEAKYALEKVGCKALVSAPKFRSQHYYEILCSIIPNLRLSSPGHLQTDKLPELKTVIMTGQDRFDGTLQFEEVIKMGSSHEHNQLMELTTQLKFDDPINIQFTSGTTGNPKGATLSHHNILNNAYFVGLALGYNDQETRVCIPVPLYHCFGMVLGMLNCIVHGACAVLPSGSFEADAVLKTVEEERIHSLYGTPTMFIDMLNHPDFSQYDLSSLYTGIMAGSPCPIEVMKRVISNMNMEKVTICYGLTESSPVTFQTSPEDPLEQRVSTVGKAHPHTEAKVIDDNDCVVKLCVPGELCTRGYSTMLGYWNDDEKTKETITVEGWLKTGDVAVMDDDGYVTVVGRKKDVVIRGGENLYPTEIEQFLYKHPKIQDVQIIGVPDDRLGEELCACIILKSNEEATIEDIREFCRDEIAYMKVPRYVVFVDSFPMTVTGKIQKFRLREQMAKQLEL
- the LOC134189555 gene encoding medium-chain acyl-CoA ligase ACSF2, mitochondrial-like isoform X2; translation: MRFFRCLATTCARLSDCSISYRHGTSNVPLLGETIGQRLDDVARKHPSREALVVRHQHIRRSYAEFNEEVNQLAASFLALGLKKGERVGIWGPNSHEWVLTQFATAKAGLILVNINPAYRPLEAKYALEKVGCKALVSAPKFRSQHYYEILCSIIPNLRLSSPGHLQTDKLPELKTVIMTGQDRFDGTLQFEEVIKMGSSHEHNQLMELTTQLKFDDPINIQFTSGTTGNPKGATLSHHNILNNAYFVGLALGYNDQETRVCIPVPLYHCFGMVLGMLNCIVHGACAVLPSGSFEADAVLKTVEEERIHSLYGTPTMFIDMLNHPDFSQYDLSSLYTGIMAGSPCPIEVMKRVISNMNMEKVTICYGLTESSPVTFQTSPEDPLEQRVSTVGKAHPHTEAKVIDDNDCVVKLCVPGELCTRGYSTMLGYWNDDEKTKETITVEGWLKTGDVAVMDDDGYVTVVGRKKDVVIRGGENLYPTEIEQFLYKHPKIQDVQIIGVPDDRLGEELCACIILKSNEEATIEDIREFCRDEIAYMKVPRYVVFVDSFPMTVTGKIQKFRLREQMAKQLEL
- the LOC134189555 gene encoding medium-chain acyl-CoA ligase ACSF2, mitochondrial-like isoform X1 — protein: MRFFRLGCVRCLATTCARLSDCSISYRHGTSNVPLLGETIGQRLDDVARKHPSREALVVRHQHIRRSYAEFNEEVNQLAASFLALGLKKGERVGIWGPNSHEWVLTQFATAKAGLILVNINPAYRPLEAKYALEKVGCKALVSAPKFRSQHYYEILCSIIPNLRLSSPGHLQTDKLPELKTVIMTGQDRFDGTLQFEEVIKMGSSHEHNQLMELTTQLKFDDPINIQFTSGTTGNPKGATLSHHNILNNAYFVGLALGYNDQETRVCIPVPLYHCFGMVLGMLNCIVHGACAVLPSGSFEADAVLKTVEEERIHSLYGTPTMFIDMLNHPDFSQYDLSSLYTGIMAGSPCPIEVMKRVISNMNMEKVTICYGLTESSPVTFQTSPEDPLEQRVSTVGKAHPHTEAKVIDDNDCVVKLCVPGELCTRGYSTMLGYWNDDEKTKETITVEGWLKTGDVAVMDDDGYVTVVGRKKDVVIRGGENLYPTEIEQFLYKHPKIQDVQIIGVPDDRLGEELCACIILKSNEEATIEDIREFCRDEIAYMKVPRYVVFVDSFPMTVTGKIQKFRLREQMAKQLEL